The following coding sequences are from one Chloroflexota bacterium window:
- a CDS encoding heme ABC transporter ATP-binding protein, with the protein MFNLQLANVNLGYGKQTVLHDISFDAKPGAMLGIIGPNGSGKSTLIKGITRLIKPSSGQIFLDGTNIADMNQQDLARLVAVVPQNPALPEPFTALEVVLMGRTPHLGLLRYEGEKDLVIVQRAMEATQTLVFAERRVGELSGGERQRLTIARALAQEPKIILMDEPTANLDINYQIETLDLARQLCREQGLIVVVTLHDLNLASQYCDRLVMLSDGKIYCNGIPKVVINAQAIKEVYGAEVYVYPHPINALPATLIVSDKDR; encoded by the coding sequence ATGTTCAACTTACAACTAGCTAACGTCAACTTAGGTTACGGAAAACAAACTGTGCTCCATGATATCAGCTTTGATGCCAAGCCAGGAGCAATGCTGGGCATCATCGGCCCCAACGGCTCCGGTAAATCAACATTGATCAAAGGTATAACGCGGCTAATCAAACCTAGCTCAGGACAAATTTTCCTTGACGGCACTAACATAGCCGATATGAACCAGCAAGATTTAGCCCGACTGGTGGCTGTTGTCCCCCAAAATCCTGCCCTACCTGAACCTTTCACTGCTCTTGAGGTGGTACTTATGGGACGCACACCACATCTGGGTCTATTGAGATATGAAGGAGAAAAGGACTTGGTTATTGTTCAAAGAGCCATGGAAGCTACCCAGACACTTGTCTTTGCTGAACGCAGAGTCGGCGAGCTGTCCGGAGGCGAAAGACAACGCCTAACTATCGCCCGCGCCTTAGCCCAGGAACCAAAAATAATACTCATGGATGAGCCTACTGCCAATTTAGACATTAATTATCAGATAGAAACTCTAGATCTGGCTCGCCAGCTATGTCGAGAACAAGGCTTAATTGTGGTGGTGACGCTTCATGACCTAAACTTGGCATCTCAGTATTGCGACCGGCTGGTAATGCTCAGCGATGGTAAAATCTACTGCAATGGGATTCCTAAGGTCGTGATCAATGCCCAGGCTATCAAGGAGGTTTACGGGGCTGAAGTCTATGTCTATCCCCACCCGATTAATGCTTTGCCCGCCACCCTTATCGTGTCTGACAAAGACAGATAA
- a CDS encoding cobalamin biosynthesis protein, producing the protein MDTIIILLIALALDLIVGEPSNTWHPIAWLGKLISLETRLSPQKGKLRQLTYGGGIVLITLGLIVTAIYFLLAHLSEFNAVVYVIVAGLLLKFSFSLRGLRQAVKAVKSLLAKHNLFQARISLKSLVSRDTAELNKSQVISATVESAAENICDSFVAPLFYFLLFGVSGAITYRVLNTFDAMVGYHGQWEYLGKFAARLDDVANFIPARITALIIILAGLICRKNTSRAWHIMLRDHNKTESPNAGWTMSAIAGALGVQLEKVNHYRLGDSYYPLSLDTINASRQIIAVTAIIWCLISILAEVIYFAAT; encoded by the coding sequence ATGGACACAATAATCATCCTGCTCATAGCTCTTGCCCTTGATCTCATCGTTGGTGAGCCATCCAATACCTGGCATCCCATAGCCTGGCTGGGTAAGCTAATTTCACTAGAGACAAGATTATCTCCACAAAAGGGCAAACTCAGACAGCTCACCTATGGTGGTGGCATTGTTTTAATAACGCTTGGACTAATTGTCACAGCCATCTACTTCTTGCTTGCTCACTTGAGCGAATTTAACGCCGTGGTTTACGTCATTGTCGCTGGGCTTTTACTGAAATTCAGTTTTTCTCTACGCGGGCTTAGGCAAGCCGTTAAAGCAGTTAAAAGTCTTCTGGCTAAACATAATCTGTTCCAAGCACGCATAAGCTTAAAGTCTCTGGTCAGTCGGGACACTGCTGAACTCAATAAGAGTCAGGTGATATCAGCCACTGTAGAGTCAGCAGCCGAGAATATATGTGACAGCTTTGTAGCTCCCCTTTTTTATTTCCTCCTCTTCGGCGTATCCGGTGCCATAACCTACCGAGTACTAAATACATTTGATGCTATGGTGGGCTACCATGGACAATGGGAATACCTGGGTAAATTTGCCGCCAGATTGGACGATGTCGCTAATTTCATCCCGGCACGGATTACCGCCTTAATAATAATTCTAGCAGGCCTGATATGCCGAAAAAATACGTCACGAGCCTGGCACATTATGCTTCGAGACCATAATAAAACTGAAAGTCCCAACGCTGGCTGGACAATGAGTGCCATCGCCGGCGCTTTAGGAGTGCAACTAGAAAAAGTCAACCATTACAGACTGGGTGATAGCTACTATCCCCTATCACTTGACACAATTAATGCTTCTCGACAAATCATTGCTGTGACAGCTATTATCTGGTGCTTAATATCCATACTTGCCGAGGTGATATATTTTGCTGCGACCTAG
- a CDS encoding oligosaccharyl transferase, archaeosortase A system-associated codes for MGQRSFPKEVIAGILVALFFGFALYVRAALPFDKVFVGDLIKFTGNDAYFFMRIVDNLAYNFPHLNSFDPYLLYPTGMELHGIRPLFVYLLAGIIWLISLGVPTQHIIDVVGVYFPAVLGALTVIPVYFIGKTLFSRWAGVIAAGLVGIFPGEFLGRSILGFTDYHVAEVLFTTITMMFIILAVKSAKQGGLTFNHVKARDWGAIAKPLVYSLLSGIFLGIYILTWQGALLFVFIIFVYVIAQFVVDHLRNRSTDYLCLISIITFGIALLISQPIFLDMMSLVSLSAAVLIVLILAVLSYFMAKRGIKPIFYPAAILGLGLVSLIIFRIVSPALLQTMLSHIGIFAWPSETTVFEMRPLLLPFGYFSLSVAWANFNTSFFLSFIALGILIYFVVKRGETDKTLLVVWSLVILAATLSMRRFAYYFVVNAALLVGYLSWLILEFCGFRKPVAELSELPKEIKRKAKQKKRPQSGSRPAASRFNMALGVIIVFLFVFYPNTGPLPGGAKPVIDVASNPQFAPSDAWCESLYWLRDNTPDPFGDPDFYYELYQPSPRGKGYDYSQTVYGVTAWWDQGYWITRIGRRIPTSNPGTGHGGEARLFTAQDEASANKILEDEWGSKYIIVDRTTVMPLGGKFHAVAKLSLDDPGKFCEVYYRPVDSRAEPVFLYYPEYYHSLVVRLYNFDGKQVIPTRSVVISYEARVTPDGQPYKEIASAKTFPSYEQAEAYVTSQKSGNYRIVGTDPFVSPVPLQALEHYKLVYSSKGSGIQPGGGLISEVKIFEYVE; via the coding sequence ATGGGCCAGCGTAGCTTTCCTAAAGAAGTCATTGCCGGTATTTTAGTAGCTCTGTTTTTTGGCTTTGCCCTGTATGTCCGAGCTGCTCTGCCCTTCGACAAGGTTTTTGTCGGCGACTTGATCAAATTCACTGGTAATGATGCCTATTTTTTTATGCGTATCGTGGACAACCTGGCCTATAATTTCCCCCACCTTAATTCGTTCGACCCCTATCTCCTTTATCCCACTGGCATGGAGCTTCATGGCATCCGTCCCCTTTTCGTTTACCTTCTTGCTGGAATTATATGGCTTATCAGTTTAGGCGTGCCGACACAGCATATTATTGATGTGGTCGGCGTATACTTTCCGGCTGTATTAGGCGCTTTGACTGTCATCCCGGTCTATTTTATTGGCAAAACGCTGTTCAGTCGTTGGGCTGGTGTAATAGCTGCTGGTTTAGTTGGTATCTTCCCCGGCGAATTTCTAGGTAGGTCAATACTTGGTTTCACTGATTACCATGTTGCCGAAGTGCTGTTCACCACAATTACCATGATGTTCATTATTTTGGCGGTAAAGAGCGCTAAACAAGGTGGCTTGACTTTCAACCATGTGAAAGCCCGAGATTGGGGAGCTATAGCTAAACCTCTTGTTTATAGCCTGCTTAGCGGCATTTTTCTGGGAATTTACATTCTTACTTGGCAAGGCGCTCTGCTGTTTGTCTTTATCATCTTTGTCTATGTTATAGCTCAGTTTGTGGTTGACCATTTGAGGAACAGGTCAACTGATTATCTCTGCTTAATCAGCATTATTACCTTTGGCATTGCCCTGCTGATATCTCAGCCCATCTTTCTGGACATGATGTCTTTGGTGTCTCTGAGTGCCGCCGTTCTGATTGTCTTAATTCTGGCCGTGCTTTCATATTTCATGGCCAAGCGTGGTATAAAGCCAATTTTTTATCCAGCGGCTATTCTTGGGCTTGGTTTGGTCAGCCTGATAATTTTCCGAATTGTTAGTCCCGCCCTTCTTCAAACCATGCTGAGTCATATCGGTATCTTTGCCTGGCCTTCTGAAACAACTGTCTTCGAAATGCGACCGTTGCTTCTCCCCTTTGGTTATTTTTCGCTATCTGTTGCCTGGGCTAATTTCAACACCTCCTTTTTCCTCAGCTTCATCGCTCTAGGCATACTTATCTATTTTGTTGTCAAGCGGGGTGAGACTGATAAAACATTGCTTGTTGTCTGGAGCCTGGTGATACTGGCAGCTACTCTATCTATGCGGCGCTTTGCTTATTACTTTGTTGTCAATGCGGCTCTGCTTGTTGGATATTTATCCTGGCTAATCCTAGAGTTCTGTGGATTTAGGAAACCAGTAGCTGAGCTTTCAGAGTTACCCAAGGAGATAAAAAGGAAGGCCAAGCAGAAAAAGAGGCCACAGAGTGGCTCTCGCCCTGCTGCCAGCCGTTTCAATATGGCACTAGGAGTGATTATTGTCTTTCTCTTTGTCTTCTATCCGAATACCGGCCCCTTGCCAGGCGGAGCCAAGCCTGTGATAGATGTTGCCAGTAACCCACAGTTTGCACCCAGTGATGCTTGGTGCGAATCTCTTTATTGGTTGAGAGATAATACGCCAGACCCTTTCGGTGACCCTGATTTCTACTACGAGCTTTACCAGCCATCACCACGGGGTAAAGGCTATGACTATTCTCAGACTGTTTATGGTGTCACTGCCTGGTGGGATCAAGGCTACTGGATAACTCGCATTGGCCGACGTATACCCACCTCCAATCCTGGTACTGGACATGGAGGGGAAGCTCGCCTTTTTACTGCTCAGGATGAAGCTTCAGCCAACAAAATACTGGAAGATGAGTGGGGTTCAAAGTATATAATTGTTGACCGCACCACGGTCATGCCACTGGGCGGCAAGTTTCACGCTGTGGCAAAGCTTAGCCTTGATGATCCAGGAAAATTCTGTGAGGTTTACTATCGTCCAGTTGACAGCAGAGCAGAACCGGTTTTCCTGTATTATCCCGAATACTATCACTCATTAGTTGTCAGATTATACAATTTCGATGGCAAACAAGTTATTCCCACAAGATCTGTGGTAATTTCTTATGAGGCGAGAGTGACCCCTGATGGTCAACCTTATAAGGAAATCGCTAGCGCGAAAACTTTTCCAAGCTATGAACAGGCTGAGGCTTATGTTACAAGTCAGAAATCAGGTAATTACAGGATAGTTGGCACTGATCCGTTTGTGAGTCCTGTACCGCTACAAGCCTTAGAGCATTACAAACTTGTTTATAGTTCTAAGGGCTCTGGGATACAGCCAGGCGGTGGGCTGATTTCAGAAGTAAAGATTTTTGAATACGTCGAATGA
- a CDS encoding formate--tetrahydrofolate ligase: protein MPYDAVKMKDWQISEAAEKNMPTPDEWREKLGLQKDEIIPYGRLCKLDFMKIIERLKKKSDGKYIEVTAITPTPLGEGKSTTSMGLMEGLGKRGKNVGGCLRQPSGGPTMNIKGTAAGGGNALLIPMTEFSMGLTGDINDIINAHNLAMVALTARMQHERNYDDAELAKRNLRRLNVDPTRVEMGWIMDFCAQSLRNIVIGLGGKMDGFLMQSKFGIAVSSELMAMLSIVTDLADLRQRMDKITVAFDGKGKPVTTGDLEVGGAMTAWMRNTINPTLMCTAEYQPCMVHAGPFANIAVGQSSIIADRIGLKMFDYHVTESGFAADIGFEKFWNVKCRLSGLIPHVSVLTTTIRALKMHGGGPKVVAGLPLPDAYTKEDLKTLEKGLPNMIHHINTIRAAGINPVVCINAFHTDTKDEIAMVRKAAEAAGARCALSTHWANGGDGALELADTVMDACNEKNDFKFLYPIEMKLRERVEKIAKVVYGADGVSWTPDAEAKAKMLESDPQYGDFMTMMVKTHLSLTHDPSIKGTPKGWTLPIRDVLIYSGAKFLCPCAGTISLMPGTSSDPAYRRVDIDVKTGKVMGLF from the coding sequence ATGCCCTATGATGCAGTAAAAATGAAGGATTGGCAGATTTCAGAGGCTGCAGAAAAGAACATGCCAACCCCTGATGAGTGGCGAGAGAAACTCGGGCTGCAGAAGGACGAGATTATCCCCTATGGTAGGTTGTGCAAGCTCGATTTCATGAAAATTATCGAGAGGCTCAAGAAAAAGTCTGACGGCAAGTATATCGAGGTAACCGCTATCACACCCACGCCGTTAGGCGAAGGGAAAAGCACTACCTCAATGGGTCTCATGGAGGGCCTGGGCAAACGCGGCAAGAACGTAGGTGGCTGTCTACGCCAGCCGTCCGGCGGCCCTACCATGAACATCAAAGGAACCGCTGCCGGCGGTGGCAACGCTCTTCTTATCCCGATGACCGAGTTCTCTATGGGGCTAACTGGTGACATCAACGACATCATAAATGCCCACAACCTAGCTATGGTGGCGCTTACTGCCAGGATGCAGCATGAGCGCAACTACGATGATGCAGAACTGGCTAAACGTAATCTACGCAGATTAAATGTTGATCCTACTCGTGTAGAGATGGGCTGGATTATGGACTTTTGCGCCCAAAGCCTGAGGAATATCGTCATCGGCCTCGGTGGTAAGATGGATGGCTTTCTGATGCAGTCCAAATTCGGCATTGCCGTTAGTTCCGAGCTTATGGCCATGCTGTCCATAGTCACTGACCTCGCAGACCTGCGCCAGAGGATGGACAAAATCACTGTAGCTTTCGATGGTAAAGGCAAGCCGGTTACCACCGGCGACCTGGAAGTTGGTGGAGCTATGACAGCCTGGATGCGCAATACCATCAATCCCACACTGATGTGCACCGCTGAATATCAGCCGTGTATGGTGCATGCCGGCCCATTTGCCAACATCGCTGTCGGCCAATCCTCCATTATTGCCGACCGCATTGGCTTGAAGATGTTCGACTACCATGTCACCGAGAGTGGCTTTGCCGCAGACATTGGCTTCGAGAAGTTCTGGAATGTGAAATGTCGCTTGAGCGGTCTTATACCGCACGTTTCAGTGCTTACCACCACCATAAGGGCACTCAAGATGCATGGCGGTGGCCCCAAGGTGGTAGCTGGACTGCCCTTGCCCGATGCTTACACAAAGGAAGACCTTAAGACGCTGGAGAAGGGTCTGCCTAACATGATTCATCACATTAATACCATCAGAGCAGCGGGTATTAACCCTGTGGTATGCATCAATGCCTTCCATACTGATACTAAAGACGAGATTGCTATGGTGCGAAAGGCGGCTGAGGCGGCCGGTGCACGTTGTGCCCTTTCCACCCACTGGGCAAATGGCGGTGATGGCGCCCTGGAGCTTGCTGACACAGTTATGGATGCCTGCAACGAGAAGAATGATTTCAAGTTTCTGTATCCTATAGAAATGAAACTGCGTGAGCGGGTAGAAAAGATCGCCAAGGTGGTTTATGGTGCTGACGGTGTGTCGTGGACGCCTGATGCCGAAGCCAAAGCTAAGATGCTTGAGAGCGACCCGCAATATGGAGACTTTATGACCATGATGGTCAAGACACACTTGAGCCTGACGCACGACCCGTCTATTAAGGGCACTCCTAAAGGTTGGACCTTGCCTATCCGCGATGTCTTAATTTACTCCGGGGCAAAATTCCTCTGTCCCTGTGCTGGAACCATCAGCCTGATGCCAGGCACCAGTTCCGACCCTGCCTACAGAAGGGTGGACATTGATGTAAAGACCGGCAAGGTTATGGGCCTGTTCTAA
- a CDS encoding cobalamin-binding protein: MNHYIRKGFCILAAMALFLCLSCVPQSPPGNIVYGLGIKVTIDVIPQRIVSLAPSNTEIMFTLGLGDKVVGVTEYCDYPQATKTKPKVGGFSTVDIEKVVSFEPDLVLATQIQGKTVIPALEELGLTVVALTPSSSPEVLDNTTLVRKITGQNKQASELVCDLRARSEAVIDKTRTLSQDQMPRVFYITWHDQLMTAGAETLANDIISKAGGQNIASNISGDKTINLETVIYRDPQIIVASVGMGAGEDLPWQYVRSESRLKNIQALLNGKVYKIDGDLIHRPGLRIVEALEQMALFIHPELFN; this comes from the coding sequence ATGAACCATTACATCCGAAAAGGCTTTTGTATCCTGGCAGCAATGGCATTGTTTCTCTGTCTCAGCTGTGTTCCACAATCCCCGCCGGGGAACATAGTTTATGGTCTCGGGATAAAAGTAACGATCGATGTAATACCTCAAAGAATCGTCTCTTTGGCACCGAGTAATACCGAAATCATGTTTACTCTCGGGCTAGGCGACAAAGTGGTTGGAGTCACTGAGTACTGTGACTATCCTCAGGCGACTAAGACTAAACCTAAAGTGGGTGGTTTCAGTACTGTAGACATAGAAAAGGTAGTTTCGTTCGAGCCAGATTTAGTGCTGGCAACCCAGATCCAAGGTAAAACCGTCATTCCCGCGCTGGAAGAACTTGGCCTAACAGTTGTTGCTCTGACACCAAGTTCCTCACCTGAAGTGCTGGATAATACAACACTGGTACGTAAAATAACTGGACAAAATAAACAGGCTTCGGAGCTAGTTTGTGACTTGAGGGCAAGGAGTGAAGCGGTAATTGATAAAACCCGAACCTTATCTCAAGATCAAATGCCGAGAGTCTTTTATATCACCTGGCATGACCAACTGATGACTGCTGGCGCAGAAACCTTAGCCAACGACATAATCAGCAAGGCAGGCGGACAAAACATTGCCTCCAATATTTCTGGCGACAAAACTATCAACTTAGAGACAGTCATCTACAGAGACCCGCAGATAATTGTCGCCTCGGTTGGTATGGGGGCTGGTGAAGACTTACCATGGCAATATGTGCGAAGTGAATCAAGACTGAAAAACATCCAAGCACTATTAAACGGTAAGGTATATAAAATCGATGGTGACCTGATACACCGCCCTGGTCTCAGAATAGTCGAAGCTCTGGAACAGATGGCACTATTTATCCACCCTGAACTTTTCAATTGA
- a CDS encoding iron chelate uptake ABC transporter family permease subunit produces MALDLIKNTTMPETAVLYTIQWRSRIYAIVGLASLLVLTIIVTLAVGSTDIPFDTLYHVLLAKLPFIHVEPTWGSNIETIVFDIRLPRLLLAGMVGAALAVAGTTYQGLFRNPLADPYLIGVAQGAALGAVIGFMLPISWQASCIPLLAFIGAVSAVAVVYSIARVGKTLPMTTLILAGVALGAFIAAITSYLMIASGDRLHGIISWLLGTFSLTSWWQVAIVAPYIFIGTIVICLHARPLNVMQLDEEQAQQLGINVEQVKLILLGAATLITAAAVCFCGTIGFVGIIIPHAVRLIWGPDHRFLLPLATFAGAIFLILADTAARTMLAPTEIPIGVITAFLGAPFFLYLLRQRKRAIF; encoded by the coding sequence ATGGCATTAGACCTGATTAAGAATACGACTATGCCCGAAACTGCTGTACTTTATACCATACAGTGGCGTAGCCGAATTTATGCCATAGTTGGACTGGCTTCACTTTTAGTATTAACAATTATAGTTACCTTAGCCGTAGGCAGCACTGACATTCCCTTTGATACGTTATACCATGTCCTATTGGCCAAGTTGCCTTTTATCCATGTAGAACCTACATGGGGAAGCAACATAGAGACCATTGTTTTCGACATTCGACTGCCCCGACTGCTCCTAGCAGGCATGGTAGGTGCCGCGCTGGCTGTGGCTGGCACCACATATCAAGGACTCTTCCGCAATCCCCTGGCTGACCCTTATCTCATCGGAGTTGCCCAAGGCGCAGCTTTAGGAGCCGTTATCGGTTTCATGCTACCGATATCGTGGCAGGCAAGCTGTATCCCGTTACTGGCATTCATTGGGGCCGTTTCAGCCGTAGCTGTGGTCTACTCCATAGCCAGAGTCGGTAAAACTCTGCCCATGACAACCCTTATCCTGGCTGGCGTAGCCCTTGGTGCCTTCATAGCAGCAATCACTTCATACTTGATGATTGCCTCAGGAGACAGATTGCACGGCATAATTTCCTGGCTTCTGGGCACCTTCTCATTAACTAGCTGGTGGCAGGTAGCTATAGTGGCACCTTATATCTTCATCGGCACAATAGTTATCTGTCTCCATGCCCGCCCTTTAAACGTAATGCAACTTGACGAAGAGCAGGCACAGCAGCTAGGCATCAATGTGGAACAGGTCAAGCTGATTTTGCTCGGAGCTGCAACTCTGATAACTGCTGCTGCAGTCTGCTTCTGCGGCACCATCGGCTTTGTCGGCATCATTATCCCCCATGCAGTTCGGCTTATCTGGGGTCCCGACCACCGCTTTCTCTTACCACTAGCCACTTTCGCTGGTGCTATCTTCTTGATTCTAGCTGATACTGCCGCCCGAACCATGCTAGCACCCACAGAGATACCAATAGGCGTAATTACCGCCTTTCTAGGTGCTCCTTTCTTTCTTTATCTCTTGCGCCAAAGGAAGAGGGCGATATTCTAA
- a CDS encoding bifunctional 5,10-methylene-tetrahydrofolate dehydrogenase/5,10-methylene-tetrahydrofolate cyclohydrolase, whose translation MTAKIISGTEVAAQIREELKGRVKKLKEKGITPALAVVLVGEDPASISYVTAKAKGAEEIGMHEETIRLPADTPEEKVLQTVDKLNKDPKFHGILVQLPLPKHISTDKVINYISPEKDVDGFHPVNVGKALRGEPCPLPCTPHGVQQILVRSGYDPDGKHVVICGRSNIVGKPLAAIMMQKKKGANATITICHTGTKDIGYFSRQADIVVAAMGSPKAITADMVREGAVVIDVGVNRVEDKTKEKGFRLVGDVDFEAIKEKAAAITPVPGGVGPMTVTMLLMNTVEAAEIKAGIS comes from the coding sequence ATGACAGCGAAGATTATTAGTGGCACTGAGGTAGCTGCCCAAATCCGTGAAGAACTCAAGGGGAGAGTAAAGAAACTAAAGGAAAAGGGAATAACTCCAGCACTAGCTGTAGTGCTGGTGGGTGAAGACCCAGCCTCTATATCCTATGTTACTGCCAAAGCCAAAGGTGCTGAGGAGATTGGAATGCACGAGGAGACCATCCGCCTGCCAGCTGATACGCCAGAAGAAAAGGTTCTACAGACAGTTGACAAATTGAACAAGGACCCTAAGTTCCATGGCATATTAGTTCAGCTACCCCTGCCCAAGCACATCAGCACTGATAAGGTGATCAACTATATCTCTCCAGAAAAGGACGTGGATGGCTTTCATCCTGTGAATGTGGGCAAGGCACTGAGGGGTGAACCCTGCCCCCTACCCTGCACTCCCCATGGAGTTCAACAGATATTGGTTAGGAGCGGCTATGACCCGGATGGCAAGCATGTTGTCATATGCGGTCGGAGCAATATTGTGGGCAAGCCATTGGCAGCCATAATGATGCAGAAGAAGAAGGGGGCTAATGCCACAATCACCATCTGCCACACCGGAACAAAAGATATAGGCTACTTTTCCAGGCAGGCCGACATTGTCGTAGCAGCTATGGGTAGTCCTAAGGCGATAACTGCTGACATGGTAAGAGAAGGCGCGGTGGTTATCGATGTTGGCGTTAACCGTGTAGAGGACAAAACTAAAGAAAAAGGGTTTCGTCTAGTGGGTGATGTTGACTTTGAAGCTATTAAAGAAAAGGCGGCAGCGATAACTCCAGTGCCTGGTGGTGTTGGCCCTATGACTGTAACTATGTTGCTGATGAATACGGTAGAGGCAGCCGAGATAAAAGCAGGTATAAGCTAG